The sequence below is a genomic window from Harmonia axyridis chromosome 1, icHarAxyr1.1, whole genome shotgun sequence.
CAAGATTACCAACGTTGATAATCGGTCGTTATGTATTGAACTTTCAATACATATTCATTGATCGATAATATTGGCCGTTTAAGGAATGTTTAACTGGTGGGGTATCTTTATTCATCATGTTTTTTTAGGTATAGCAAAAATGGCATGGAAATGGTAAAATTACATTCTATGGTTGACTGGGAAAATCTTCCATTAACGCCTTGGAATATAAAGCAACCTAAGTTGAAAGAGGAAAGAGAAAATGCACTAGATACAGGTAAGTGACTTATCATTTAAAAATGCATATTTCATCCTCACCGttaaaacattaatttttttttttttatacgaaaTTTTAGGAAATACTCATTCAGAttcacaaattcattttcagtaaaaaaattatatgtttcacACCAATTGGTTGAGGAAAATAGGTATATAGTATTAGAATTCGCGAATGTTTCAGGAAATAGTGAATTGAGGTAGTTTGAAATTCAGGCGCATAGGTATCCCTTATGAGAATCACCTATCTAATGTTTCCTACCTTTGTTTGGTACTCATTTTCACAGGAATATATTTCACTGCTTCACAATAAGGTTAGATCAATATAAGTACAGAACCATAGCCTGTAAATATGATGTTTCATAGGTTCATTGAaacttttcattaatttctgtgATTCATGATCCTTTCCgatatatgaatatattttataattatacttATACTTAGGGCTATTGCTACTCAGGGCCGGTTTTCTCACATGCGAATAAACAAATTTACTCCTACGAGTCCTACGGCGCAGGTGTCATTCGTAAATGAAACCTGAGCTGTgggaataaatttattcattcatatgtGAAAAAAATGGCCCTGAGGCTCCTTGACCTACAGTGACTTATACCGTATTCGacttaattcgaatttttgacgagctaatgacataattagctcgaataTATTTGCAGTGGTGTAGCCAGTCGAATTCGCtattaataaaacacagtgggGACAATACGTTCAAATttagcctaaaaatggcgaatgaaGCAGGGCTCAACCATGAAAAttaagaatacaattgactgaactgaactgataCTTCGtcagaattaaaattattggaccTGATAGAtttgtatatagaacaaattaattcaactgaagaatacgtACTACAGTGACTTAAAAATGACCcttacatttcaaataaatcCCAGGAATCAGGTAAACGAAAAATCTAAACAAAAagcgccatatttaggctcaaaAACCAGCAgcaaaaacgagaccactcgTGTCGCCACtatgttttattaagtcactgtaccTTGACCTaccttcatcatcatcatcattctaAGCTACCAACCCATTGTCGGATTAAGCCTCCCTTAGTTTTGTCCATCTCTCCACATATTTTTCCTCCAACTTCTTCCAAGTTTCCCGTTTTTGAGCTTGCTGTCCACAGTTTGTGCCCAGAAGTCTTTTAATATCATCAGTCCATCTTGTTTGCGGTCGCCCTCTACTTCTCGAATTGCTGCGTGGCCGCCATTCCACAATTCTGCGAGTCCAGCGATTGTCTGACACTCTGGTTAAGTGACCAGCCCAACTCCTACTACAACTTGACCTACCTTACCCAGAAATAATCCTAGTCAACACATCTATTTAGACCACAGAAATTAAGTATTCTGAGTGAGAAACAATACTTTTTTATCTTTctcttttaaaaaaaaacataattcgtCTTGCATTATGGCATGCATCGTTAGAACTAGGATTATGCGCTGTGCTATCATTTATGAATCCGCTACCCAAATTTCTATAAGAACTTTGATCGAAATGGGAGCAGTTGAATTAATGAATTCCACGTTCTAAGCAACTTATATTCGAAAGGGCTGACTATgaagtccgggagccagtaacagatatacatgaccaagttcctctcaaacggtaattagtagaatgcatcaggtaatagtaataaaaagactcgtgaacgtcagctgcgactctgctgggggggagagcggcggcagctaaccaaacacgaagaaaaaataaataaattcagtcatttcctcccaactgaaaatttgtcaaattgtagctaacccaatatctagacgaaaaaattcaatcagctagctatagcatggtggattatacgtcagctggtgcctcaaacatgaaaaaaaaattattttcaatgacagctctgacagcgactctgataatgaatcagagagtgccacactcgcgagaaaaagactttctccacatgttgcataataatatttctctaattctgtggttattccgttcattcttccacatcttgtagaacaaaatcgtgcgagaatatatcagaaacgcacagttttcatggttatattttattattctatgttggaactccgaactttccgccacggttttatctgtcaattcatcaatttgcctcaaagaaatcagttctgccaaccaacatttttcaatgcaaaaatcactaaattatatttatggaaatatttcattaatttcaatgaaaatgcaatgaattagagaaaataatgtataatactcgtacagaaggctcattctaccactcgttcattccaaaactcgccactacgtggctcgtttttgaattttgaactcgtggaagaatatcaatgccttctgcacttgtattataaataactattagttacttccactctctgattcagtatcagagtcgctgtcagagctgtcaatgaaaatataatttttttttcatgtttgaggcaccaactgacgtataatccaccatgctatagccaactgattgtattttttcgtctagatattgggttagctataatttgacaaattttcagttgggaggaaattactgaatgtattttttttcttcgtgtttggggggctgccgccgctctcccccccaaccgagtcgtagctgacgttcacgaggctttttatcaCTATTATCggatgcatctcaccaagtatctctcgagaggaaataatggaccaaatttgcacctggctcccggactatgaTGTAATCATCAGTTTGGCaccctgccaaatacaccttccaTCTCCATAGTGAAGCATGGCGACTTTGCCGTTCGGTGTATATCCCAAGCGGCTCCAATCTTTCGAGAGACACGACGATACTAAAACACAAAACTTTTATAGACAGTTTTCCATTTCGGATTAACAAGTACTAACTTGCTTATTTTAAACATAACACACCGTATGTTATTGAGTTTGCCAATGGTTCAGAGTtatttccaataaaatcaattctttcaattGCAGGTGGTTTGGATCTGATTATTGTTCCTGGGGTAGCATTCACGAAGAATGGAAAGAGATTAGGCCACGGAGGTGGCTACTATGACAGGTATATTCGAACCATTAGAGAAAAGCAGAAGACACCAGTAGTAACCGTTGCTGTTGCTTTCCAAGAACAAATTCTAGATGATATCCCTACCCATGAACATgacgaaataattgataaaattttatatatggAGTAAACCATGAAATTTAGGAATTCTTCGAAGTTAACCTTGAATTAACGTTTCTTTCGGAAGGTCGTTAGCTAGTCCttctaatattttaatatttcaaaattatagagAATCCGCACCAAGTCATATAGTGTGATTTTTTATACTACCACtcattcattcagaaaatatataatttgcaATATATCTTGGTAAATCTTGATGTTTTTTCATTATACATGTAAAATTGAACTATAGTTGagattcattataattttatataggCAACTATACagaattttcaatggaattatta
It includes:
- the LOC123671741 gene encoding 5-formyltetrahydrofolate cyclo-ligase, with the translated sequence MSKGCSRYFINLGLFTSFRQTMSTITKHKSELREDVSRKLAALSSKEKEKQSDVVVKKVLELPEFNHSQRVSIFLSTDNEINTRPIVETIFQKEKQCFIPRYSKNGMEMVKLHSMVDWENLPLTPWNIKQPKLKEERENALDTGGLDLIIVPGVAFTKNGKRLGHGGGYYDRYIRTIREKQKTPVVTVAVAFQEQILDDIPTHEHDEIIDKILYME